In the Arthrobacter sp. CDRTa11 genome, AGCGAGGAGTACCCCGTCCCGAAGTCATCCAACGCCACCCGGGCGCCGGCGTCGCGCAGTCTTCCAAGCTGGCCAATCACGTGCTGGTCGGCGTCGAAAAATACGCTTTCGGTGACCTCCATGACCAGCTGGAAGGCGGCTACATCGCTTGCCTCGGCGAGATCAAGGACACGGTCTGCAAAGTCCAGTTCCTGCAACTGGACCCCCGAAACGTTCACCGCAAGCGAACGCGACGGATCTTCCCTCAGCCAGGGCGCCAACCGGACCAGGCTCTGCGACAGTACCTCCAGCCCGATCTGGTTGATCAGGCCACTCCGCTCCGCCATGGGGATAAAGACGGTCGGCGGGATACGCTCGCCTCCGCGGTCCCACCGGGCCAGCGCCTCGAACTTGACCACCTGGCCCCTGCGCGGAGACGAGATGGGCTGGAAATCAACGGAAATCTCGCCTCTTGTGAGCGCCGACTGCAGGGCAGCCTGCATGTCCGTCCGCTGCACCAGTGCCGTCATCATGTCCGGCTGGAACCGCAGGAACCTGTTTTTCCCCGCGCCCTTGGCAGCATACATGGCGATGTCCGCCTCGCGGAGCAGGCCGGAGGCACCGATTGCTTCCCTTCCGGCGGACGCGACACCCAGGCTCAGGCAAGGACGCAGCATGGTGTCGTGAATCTGCATCGGCACGTTCAGGCACCGCACGATGCAGGCCGCTGTGGCTTCGACATCCTGGCAGGCGGTCAGCAGCACCACGAACTCATCGCCGCCAAGCCGGGCCACAACATCGGCATTGGGGACACAGCCGGTGAGGCGGCGCGCCACCTCCACGAGCATGTCGTCGCCCGCCTGATGGCCCAGGATGTCGTTGACTTCCTTGAAATCGTCAAGGTCCAGCAGCAGGACATCCACTGACTTGAGCCGCGGCTGGCTTAGCGCTGCCTCCAGGGCGCTATTGAACACCGCCCGGTTGGCGAGGCCTGTCAACGGATCCTGGAAAGCCATCGCCTTCAGCTGTTCCGCCTGCGCTGCCATTTCCTGCATGGCCCGCTGTGCCTGCTCCTGCGCCTGCCGCCGCGGGGTCACATCCCGGAAGCTCCAGACCCGGCCTACGATGCGGTCTCCCACTTTCTGCGGACGTGAATACCTCTCGAAGGTCCGGCCGTCCCGGAAGTCCAGCATGTCATTGCTTTCAGCGGCAGGGTCCTCCTGCAGCTCCGCCACCCGGGCCATAAAGGCTTCCGGGTGAGTGACCTGCGCCAGGATGAGCCGCATGATGGGCTCGGCTGAGTCACCGTCCAACAGCTCCGGGGGGATGCCCCACATCTTGAGGAACTGCTCGTTGAGCCCGGCCAGTTTGCCCTCCGAGCTGACCACCAGGATGCCGTCTGCCGTGGACTCAAGGGTTGCTGTCAACAGCGACATGGCTTTGCGAAGATCCGCGTCGGCCGCTCTCCGATGGGCGGTGCTTCTGACGGAAACCAGGAGCTGGGTCCCCTCATCGGCCTCAAGAATTGCCCCGGCCATCTCGGCGGAGAAGCTGTAGCCGCTGCTGTGGACGCCGTGCACTTCCCGCGGTGCAATATCTTTCCCTGGCTGCTCCTGGAGCTGTTGGAATAGCTCGACGAGTTCGCCCTGGGATCCCGCCAGCAGCAGGTGCCGGTGGTCAGTTCCCAGGAG is a window encoding:
- a CDS encoding putative bifunctional diguanylate cyclase/phosphodiesterase yields the protein MPKSVRHRERPEGRTFGSLLDANPDGLIALAPDGTISLANKAAARLFGLSQDELLGTDHRHLLLAGSQGELVELFQQLQEQPGKDIAPREVHGVHSSGYSFSAEMAGAILEADEGTQLLVSVRSTAHRRAADADLRKAMSLLTATLESTADGILVVSSEGKLAGLNEQFLKMWGIPPELLDGDSAEPIMRLILAQVTHPEAFMARVAELQEDPAAESNDMLDFRDGRTFERYSRPQKVGDRIVGRVWSFRDVTPRRQAQEQAQRAMQEMAAQAEQLKAMAFQDPLTGLANRAVFNSALEAALSQPRLKSVDVLLLDLDDFKEVNDILGHQAGDDMLVEVARRLTGCVPNADVVARLGGDEFVVLLTACQDVEATAACIVRCLNVPMQIHDTMLRPCLSLGVASAGREAIGASGLLREADIAMYAAKGAGKNRFLRFQPDMMTALVQRTDMQAALQSALTRGEISVDFQPISSPRRGQVVKFEALARWDRGGERIPPTVFIPMAERSGLINQIGLEVLSQSLVRLAPWLREDPSRSLAVNVSGVQLQELDFADRVLDLAEASDVAAFQLVMEVTESVFFDADQHVIGQLGRLRDAGARVALDDFGTGYSSLGRLQDLPVDTVKIDKTFVSMIRSGAERLPILSSMINMAHSLGLTVTAEGIETPQQADYLIALDCDSLQGYLFSHPEPGERLDMALRHAKEALEALRNR